From the genome of Perca fluviatilis chromosome 1, GENO_Pfluv_1.0, whole genome shotgun sequence, one region includes:
- the bdh2 gene encoding 3-hydroxybutyrate dehydrogenase type 2: MGRLNGKVIVLSAAAQGIGRAAAIAFAKEGALVTATDINGEKLKELDGIPGIKTKMVDVTKKDQVEALAKEHDHVDVLLNVAGFVHHGSILDCEEADWDFTMNVNVRSMYLMSKAFLPKMLAKKSGNIINMASVASSIKGVVNRCVYSTSKAAVIGLTKSIAADFIDQGIRCNCVCPGTVDTPSLRGRIQAQPDPEQAYKDFMARQKTGRMCTAEEVAYLCVYLASDESAYVTGTEQIIDGGWRL; encoded by the exons GCATTTGCAAAGGAGGGCGCTCTAGTCACAGCAACGGACATCAATGGAGAGAAGCTGAAAGAGCTGGACGGCATTCCTG GGATAAAGACCAAGATGGTGGATGTAACTAAGAAAGACCAAGTCGAAGCCCTGGCCAAGGAGCACGACCACGTAGATGTGCTGTTGAATGTTGCTGG GTTTGTGCACCACGGCTCCATCTTGGACTGCGAAGAGGCCGACTGGGACTTCACCATGAACGTGAACGTCCGGAGCATGTACCTCATGAGCAAGGCTTTCCTACCTAAG ATGTTGGCAAAGAAGTCAGGAAACATTATTAACATGGCATCTGTTGCATCAAGCATAAAAG GTGTTGTGAACCGGTGTGTCTATAGTACCTCCAAGGCTGCAGTCATTGGGCTCACCAAATCTATAGCGGCTGATTTCATTGATCAAGGCATTCGCTGTAATTGTGTTTGTCCTG GTACTGTTGATACTCCATCACTAAGGGGTAGGATCCAGGCCCAACCTGACCCAGAACAG GCTTATAAGGATTTCATGGCAAGACAGAAAACTGGCAGAATGTGCACAGCTGAAGAGGTAGCATACCTGTGCGTGTACCTGGCCTCAGATGAG TCTGCCTATGTGACTGGGACAGAGCAAATCATCGATGGAGGATGGAGACTCTGA